A genomic region of Tsukamurella pulmonis contains the following coding sequences:
- a CDS encoding phosphatase PAP2 family protein, translated as MFASTRPWTAATTAVVTALALAGLYLAVVGTSTGQNVDHELMRWISAAFGVENPVEGALGRYQLPMLAVGGVVVAAVVASRRSKTVAVSAALVLFGTVASAYVLKALLDRPSFGIGPMLNSFPSNTVAVVAALAVVLVGSAARPYRSLAVLLAASAGFVVSVLVVAQQWHRPGDVLGAWLVAVLAAAVVRVGQAAWAWTSDVEGSLTGGQTAAHRG; from the coding sequence ATGTTCGCAAGCACTCGCCCCTGGACCGCCGCGACGACGGCCGTTGTCACCGCTCTCGCGCTGGCCGGCCTGTACCTCGCGGTGGTCGGCACGTCGACGGGCCAGAACGTCGACCACGAGCTCATGCGGTGGATCTCCGCCGCCTTCGGTGTCGAGAACCCCGTGGAGGGGGCGCTGGGCCGCTACCAGCTGCCGATGCTCGCCGTGGGCGGCGTCGTGGTGGCCGCGGTCGTCGCGAGCCGCAGGTCGAAGACGGTCGCGGTCTCGGCGGCGCTCGTCCTGTTCGGGACGGTCGCCAGCGCCTACGTGCTCAAGGCGCTCCTGGACCGCCCCTCGTTCGGCATCGGCCCGATGCTCAACTCCTTCCCCTCGAACACCGTGGCCGTGGTCGCCGCGCTCGCCGTCGTCCTCGTGGGCTCCGCGGCCCGGCCCTACCGGTCGCTGGCCGTCCTGCTGGCGGCATCCGCCGGTTTCGTCGTCTCCGTCCTGGTCGTCGCCCAACAGTGGCACCGGCCGGGCGATGTCCTGGGAGCATGGTTGGTGGCGGTCCTCGCCGCCGCCGTCGTGCGGGTCGGCCAGGCCGCCTGGGCGTGGACGTCGGACGTGGAAGGGAGCCTCACCGGTGGTCAGACTGCTGCTCATCGAGGATGA
- a CDS encoding solute carrier family 23 protein, with the protein MQEKLRDIARFDGPSSIVVFLVALPLSLGIALASGAPLMAGLIAGVIGGIVGGLLGGSPLLVSGPAAGLTVVVAELIATFGWKVTTAITVAAGLVQIGLGLSRIARAALAISPVVVHAMLAGIGVTIVIQQAHVLLGGSSRSSVLQNLTDLPARIGALHWPDLAVGLVVIAVMVIWPKLPAQWRRVPGALVAVTAATVLSLVAGMNVERIRLNGSIIDAIGLPAMPTGNWGAVALGVLTVALIASVESLLSAVATDRMHDGPKTKLDRELVGQGAANTVSGLLGGLPVTGVIVRSATNVAAGARTRWSAVLHGVWLLLFSVALSGLVEKIPTSALAGLLIVIGVQLVKISHVRTARRTGDLLVYAVTIGGVLFLNLLEGVLAGLVVALVLVLWRVARAHIVAEVDGAGRWHVTVDGTLSFFSLPRLTRVLATVPPEQDVAIELTVDFLDNAAAEEIQEWARRYRAAGGTVTVDDLGGAALDAAATVTPRRATERPAERGLLPWRAHARGGLADGIARYHRRHASLLSDDFDLLSGGQRPEALFLTCADSRVVPNVITGSGPGDLFTVRNVGNLVPPAGTDPSIEASLAYAVDQLAVRQIIVCGHSACGAMGVALTAPAVSPTIERWIEHAAPSTEAFRAGHPVRRAAADLGFDDADQLSLVNVAVQVAAVAEHPLARAAVAAGRVEVIGLFFDIASGRVLRVTDSAVVEAETLTHA; encoded by the coding sequence ATGCAGGAGAAACTCAGAGACATAGCGCGTTTCGACGGTCCGTCGTCGATCGTCGTCTTCCTCGTCGCACTACCGCTGTCCCTCGGCATCGCGCTGGCCTCGGGCGCCCCGCTCATGGCGGGGCTCATCGCCGGCGTGATCGGCGGCATCGTCGGCGGCCTCCTGGGCGGCTCGCCACTGCTGGTGAGCGGCCCCGCGGCCGGCCTGACGGTGGTGGTCGCCGAACTCATCGCGACCTTCGGCTGGAAGGTCACCACCGCGATCACCGTCGCCGCCGGCCTCGTGCAGATCGGCCTCGGCCTGAGCAGGATCGCCCGTGCGGCGCTGGCGATCTCGCCGGTCGTCGTGCACGCCATGCTCGCGGGCATCGGTGTGACCATCGTGATCCAACAGGCGCACGTGCTGCTCGGTGGCTCCTCGCGCAGCTCGGTGCTGCAGAACCTCACGGACCTGCCCGCGCGGATCGGCGCGCTGCACTGGCCCGACCTCGCGGTGGGCCTCGTGGTGATCGCGGTGATGGTGATCTGGCCGAAGCTGCCCGCGCAGTGGCGGCGCGTCCCCGGCGCCCTCGTCGCCGTGACCGCCGCGACGGTCCTCTCGCTCGTCGCCGGGATGAACGTCGAGCGGATCCGGTTGAACGGCTCCATCATCGACGCGATCGGGCTGCCCGCGATGCCCACCGGCAACTGGGGCGCGGTCGCCCTCGGCGTGCTCACCGTCGCGCTCATCGCCAGCGTCGAGTCCCTGCTCTCCGCCGTGGCCACCGACCGCATGCACGACGGACCGAAGACGAAGCTCGATCGTGAGCTGGTCGGCCAGGGCGCCGCCAACACGGTCTCCGGCCTGCTCGGCGGCCTGCCCGTGACCGGCGTCATCGTGCGCAGCGCCACCAACGTCGCGGCCGGGGCGCGCACCCGCTGGTCCGCGGTCCTGCACGGCGTGTGGCTCCTCCTCTTCTCCGTCGCGCTGTCCGGCCTCGTCGAGAAGATCCCGACCTCCGCGCTCGCGGGCCTGCTCATCGTGATCGGTGTGCAGCTGGTGAAGATCTCCCATGTCCGCACCGCCCGCCGCACCGGCGACCTGCTGGTCTACGCCGTCACCATCGGCGGCGTGCTCTTCCTGAACCTGCTCGAGGGCGTGCTGGCCGGCCTCGTGGTCGCGCTGGTGCTCGTGCTGTGGCGCGTGGCGCGGGCCCACATCGTGGCCGAGGTCGACGGCGCCGGGCGCTGGCACGTCACCGTCGACGGGACACTGTCCTTCTTCTCCCTGCCGCGCCTGACCCGGGTGCTCGCCACGGTGCCGCCCGAGCAGGACGTCGCGATCGAGCTGACCGTCGACTTCCTCGACAACGCCGCCGCGGAGGAGATCCAGGAGTGGGCGCGGCGCTACCGCGCGGCCGGCGGCACCGTCACCGTCGACGACCTGGGCGGAGCCGCGCTCGACGCGGCCGCCACCGTGACGCCGCGGCGCGCCACCGAACGGCCGGCCGAGCGCGGCCTGCTGCCCTGGCGCGCGCACGCCCGCGGCGGTCTGGCCGACGGCATCGCCCGCTACCACCGGCGCCACGCGTCGCTGCTCAGCGACGACTTCGACCTGCTCAGCGGTGGGCAGCGGCCCGAGGCCCTGTTCCTGACCTGCGCCGACTCGCGGGTGGTGCCGAACGTCATCACCGGTAGCGGCCCGGGTGACCTGTTCACCGTCCGCAACGTGGGCAACCTGGTGCCGCCCGCGGGCACGGACCCGTCGATCGAGGCGTCACTGGCCTACGCCGTCGACCAGCTCGCGGTGCGGCAGATCATCGTGTGCGGGCACTCGGCGTGCGGGGCGATGGGCGTCGCGCTCACCGCACCGGCGGTGTCCCCGACCATCGAGCGGTGGATCGAGCACGCGGCACCGTCGACGGAGGCCTTCCGCGCCGGCCACCCCGTGCGCCGCGCCGCCGCCGACCTCGGCTTCGACGACGCGGACCAGCTCTCGCTGGTCAACGTCGCCGTGCAGGTGGCTGCGGTGGCCGAGCACCCGCTGGCGCGGGCCGCGGTGGCCGCGGGCCGGGTCGAGGTGATCGGCCTGTTCTTCGACATCGCGTCCGGCCGGGTGCTGCGCGTGACGGACTCGGCGGTCGTGGAGGCGGAGACCCTCACCCACGCCTAG
- a CDS encoding sensor histidine kinase, producing the protein MRTRFARDLREVGMGGRIGGMLMAVSLGTLAVTAIVDFVVWPLLVGHHMTISVNLLAVILGFGCAVAFSAAASMFIARRLGRTMSRLEGAARQVADGRPGVRVAPVALGREADGLVEAFNEMAVQLEYTDQSRRRLLADLAHEIRTPVSVLDGYLEAIADGVVDPDAATLTMLRSQTTRLARLTDDVLAVSHAEEGALNLRPSAVDVPESLEAAAAAARRAYADKGVDLRVRIDPGARRRIRADQQRLDQVLANLLSNALRHSDPGGTVELEADGIPHRRIRIAVVDHGDGIAAEHLPWIFERFYRTDIARDRDHGGSGVGLTISRAIVTAHDGHMWVESDGPGRGATFAFTLPAP; encoded by the coding sequence GTGAGGACTCGGTTCGCGCGCGATCTTCGGGAGGTCGGGATGGGCGGCCGGATCGGCGGCATGCTCATGGCCGTCTCCCTGGGAACCCTCGCGGTGACCGCGATCGTCGACTTCGTGGTCTGGCCGCTGCTGGTGGGCCACCACATGACCATCTCGGTCAACCTGCTGGCGGTGATCCTCGGATTCGGTTGCGCGGTGGCCTTCTCCGCGGCGGCCAGCATGTTCATCGCCCGCCGGCTGGGCCGCACCATGTCGCGCCTGGAGGGCGCCGCGCGTCAGGTCGCCGACGGCCGCCCGGGGGTGCGCGTGGCACCCGTCGCGCTCGGCCGCGAGGCCGACGGGCTCGTCGAGGCGTTCAACGAGATGGCGGTCCAGCTCGAGTACACCGATCAGTCGCGGCGCCGGCTGCTGGCGGACCTCGCGCACGAGATCCGCACGCCCGTCAGCGTTCTCGACGGCTACCTGGAGGCGATCGCCGACGGCGTCGTCGATCCCGATGCCGCCACCCTGACCATGCTGCGCTCGCAGACCACCCGCCTGGCCCGTCTCACCGACGACGTGCTCGCCGTCTCGCACGCCGAGGAGGGCGCACTGAACCTGCGGCCCAGCGCGGTGGACGTGCCGGAATCGCTCGAGGCGGCGGCCGCGGCCGCGCGCCGCGCGTACGCGGACAAGGGCGTCGACCTGCGCGTGCGCATCGACCCGGGGGCGCGGCGGCGCATCCGCGCCGACCAGCAGCGGCTCGATCAGGTGCTGGCGAACCTGCTCTCGAACGCCTTGCGGCACAGCGATCCCGGCGGCACGGTGGAACTGGAGGCGGACGGGATCCCGCACCGGAGGATCCGGATAGCGGTGGTCGATCACGGCGACGGCATCGCCGCCGAGCATCTGCCGTGGATCTTCGAGCGCTTCTACCGCACCGACATCGCGCGCGATCGCGACCACGGCGGCAGCGGGGTGGGCCTGACGATCAGCCGGGCCATCGTGACCGCGCACGACGGGCACATGTGGGTCGAGTCCGACGGCCCGGGCCGCGGCGCGACCTTCGCCTTCACGCTCCCGGCGCCGTGA
- a CDS encoding response regulator transcription factor produces the protein MNTHKVLVIEDEPALARLTQEYLARDGFDVTTAADGERGLALARELDPAVILLDIGLPRIDGLEVCRAVRRFSDAYVIMLTARGDEYDKIVGLSVGADDYLVKPFSPREVVARVRAMLRRPRIRRDGAAAPRRFGELTVDPLAREVTVGERVIDLTATEFDVLATLARSPNVAFSRSRLIEAIWGAGWVGDERLVDVHVGRVRRKLGDDAGDPRYVRTVRGVGYRMGPG, from the coding sequence ATGAACACTCACAAGGTCCTCGTGATCGAGGACGAGCCCGCCCTCGCCCGGCTGACGCAGGAGTACCTCGCCCGCGACGGCTTCGACGTCACGACCGCCGCCGACGGCGAACGCGGCCTGGCGCTCGCCCGGGAACTCGACCCGGCGGTGATCCTGCTCGACATCGGCCTGCCGCGCATCGATGGGCTGGAGGTGTGCCGCGCCGTCCGCCGGTTCAGTGACGCCTACGTCATCATGCTCACCGCGCGCGGCGACGAGTACGACAAGATCGTCGGCCTCTCCGTCGGTGCCGACGACTACCTGGTCAAGCCGTTCAGCCCGCGGGAGGTGGTGGCCAGGGTCCGGGCCATGCTGCGCCGCCCCCGCATCCGGCGCGACGGTGCCGCGGCGCCCCGCCGGTTCGGGGAGCTCACCGTCGACCCGCTGGCCCGCGAGGTCACCGTGGGCGAGCGCGTCATCGACCTCACGGCCACCGAGTTCGACGTGCTCGCCACCCTTGCTCGCAGCCCCAATGTCGCGTTCTCCCGCAGCCGGCTCATCGAGGCCATCTGGGGCGCGGGCTGGGTCGGCGACGAGCGGCTGGTGGACGTGCACGTCGGCCGGGTGCGGCGCAAGCTCGGCGACGACGCCGGCGATCCGCGCTACGTGCGCACCGTGCGCGGCGTGGGCTACCGGATGGGGCCGGGGTGA
- a CDS encoding cytochrome c oxidase assembly protein produces the protein MLGWAPPALPVLPLAAVLAAALYLTGVRAVRRRGRRWPAARVASFLLGCLVLAAVTGLRIEAYSWHLFSAFMFQQLTLSILVPPLLVGGAPGVLLLRATPHRGLGRVVLGAALGLLRSRVPRIVLHSGFTIPLFLMSYYGVYLGGVVDAIGDSWLGHTALQVFFLGAGLLFIIPILSIGPLPGRDSWLMRFFDIFIEMPLHVFIGVILMMATTPMVGLFATPPASWGVDPLRDQSIAGALAWSYGEPIAMITTCLFALRWRRSERRDAERAGADRREEDEREAYNAYLRELRHR, from the coding sequence ATGCTCGGGTGGGCCCCACCCGCGCTCCCCGTGCTCCCGCTCGCGGCCGTGCTGGCCGCCGCGCTGTACCTGACCGGCGTGCGCGCGGTGCGGCGGCGCGGCCGACGATGGCCGGCCGCCCGCGTCGCCAGCTTCCTGCTCGGCTGCCTCGTGCTGGCGGCCGTCACCGGCCTGCGCATCGAGGCCTATTCGTGGCACCTGTTCAGCGCGTTCATGTTCCAGCAGCTCACGCTGTCGATCCTAGTGCCGCCGCTGCTCGTCGGCGGCGCGCCCGGCGTGCTGCTGCTGCGCGCGACGCCGCACCGCGGGCTCGGCAGGGTGGTGCTCGGCGCCGCGCTCGGGCTGCTGCGCAGCCGCGTGCCGCGGATCGTGCTGCACTCGGGCTTCACCATCCCGCTGTTCCTGATGAGCTACTACGGCGTGTACCTCGGCGGGGTGGTGGACGCGATCGGAGACAGTTGGCTCGGGCACACCGCGCTGCAGGTGTTCTTCCTCGGCGCGGGGCTGCTGTTCATCATCCCGATCCTCTCGATCGGCCCGCTGCCCGGCCGCGACTCCTGGCTCATGCGCTTCTTCGACATCTTCATCGAGATGCCGCTGCACGTGTTCATCGGCGTGATCCTCATGATGGCGACCACCCCGATGGTCGGCCTGTTCGCCACTCCCCCGGCCTCATGGGGCGTCGACCCGCTGCGCGATCAGTCCATCGCCGGCGCCCTGGCCTGGTCCTACGGCGAGCCGATCGCGATGATCACCACGTGCCTGTTCGCGCTGCGCTGGCGCCGGTCCGAGCGGCGCGACGCCGAGCGGGCGGGGGCGGACCGTCGAGAAGAGGACGAGCGCGAGGCCTACAACGCCTACCTGCGCGAACTGCGCCACCGGTAA
- a CDS encoding ArsR/SmtB family transcription factor: protein MTDAPAVPLHAVLSALADPVRLEMVRRLHREQRPLACAELYDGVTKATASHHFKVLREAGLTRRDDLGATARQLLLIDEVNAAYPGLLESVLRAAEREASSRGAPATA, encoded by the coding sequence ATGACCGACGCCCCCGCCGTCCCGCTGCACGCCGTGCTCAGCGCGCTGGCCGATCCGGTGCGCCTGGAGATGGTGCGCCGCCTGCATCGCGAGCAGCGCCCCTTGGCCTGTGCGGAGCTCTACGACGGCGTGACCAAGGCGACCGCCAGCCACCACTTCAAGGTGCTGCGCGAGGCGGGGCTCACCCGGCGCGACGATCTGGGCGCGACGGCCCGGCAGCTGCTGCTGATCGACGAGGTGAACGCGGCGTATCCCGGCCTGCTGGAGTCGGTGCTGCGTGCCGCTGAGCGCGAGGCGAGCTCGCGAGGAGCGCCAGCCACAGCGTGA
- a CDS encoding MFS transporter, which translates to MSLAQPITAPSTHVHPQRWSFALLLTLLALALGVSGLPSPLYPLYQEQWHLSALSTTVVFAVYAIGALGAALTVGPISDAIGRKPVLLAAVGTILVGLLLFLFAGAEWQLILARFLHGAAIGSITVVAGAALLDVRPTDGARNGMLSGVALNVGIAATALGAAAVAQYAPHPLRTPFVTMGVVVLAILLGVIALIEPHVERTGARVRLSRPSVPGEITADFWFSGIGIVTAWSVLGVFLSLYPALVQHVTGHRSVIFTGGLVAVMALASAISQFIGGRYPAKPTAIVGDIGLAASLALAVIAVNYGHTWLIALDTILLGATFGLAFGGSLRHLGSVAPAHARGQVMSAYYLLGYLAMGVPTVIAGYLATQYSTATIFPWFAAAVAAACLGAAAIGLRGRRSAVTP; encoded by the coding sequence ATGAGCCTGGCGCAGCCGATCACGGCGCCGTCGACCCATGTCCACCCGCAGCGCTGGTCCTTCGCCCTCCTGCTCACGCTGCTCGCGCTGGCCCTCGGAGTCTCCGGGCTGCCGTCACCGCTGTACCCGCTCTACCAGGAGCAATGGCATCTGTCGGCGCTGTCGACCACGGTCGTCTTCGCGGTCTACGCGATCGGAGCGCTCGGTGCGGCGCTGACCGTCGGGCCGATCTCGGACGCCATCGGCCGCAAGCCCGTGCTGCTCGCGGCCGTCGGCACGATCCTCGTCGGCCTGCTGCTGTTCCTCTTCGCGGGCGCCGAATGGCAGCTGATCCTCGCGCGGTTCCTGCACGGCGCGGCCATCGGCTCGATCACCGTGGTCGCCGGGGCGGCCCTGCTCGACGTCCGGCCCACCGACGGTGCGCGCAACGGCATGCTGTCCGGCGTCGCGCTCAACGTGGGCATCGCCGCCACCGCGCTCGGCGCCGCGGCCGTGGCCCAGTACGCGCCGCACCCGCTGCGCACGCCGTTCGTGACGATGGGCGTCGTGGTGCTCGCGATCCTGCTCGGCGTGATCGCGCTGATCGAACCGCACGTCGAGCGCACCGGGGCGCGCGTGCGACTGAGCCGCCCCAGCGTGCCCGGGGAGATCACCGCCGACTTCTGGTTCTCCGGGATCGGCATCGTCACGGCGTGGTCGGTGCTCGGCGTCTTCCTCAGCCTCTACCCCGCGCTGGTGCAGCACGTGACCGGGCACCGCTCGGTGATCTTCACCGGCGGCCTGGTGGCCGTGATGGCCCTGGCGTCGGCGATCTCGCAGTTCATCGGCGGGCGGTACCCGGCCAAGCCGACCGCGATCGTCGGCGACATCGGCCTCGCCGCCTCCCTGGCGCTGGCCGTGATCGCCGTGAACTACGGCCACACCTGGCTCATCGCACTCGACACGATCCTGCTCGGCGCCACCTTCGGCCTCGCCTTCGGCGGCTCGCTGCGCCACCTCGGGTCGGTCGCGCCCGCGCACGCCCGCGGCCAGGTGATGAGCGCGTACTACCTGCTCGGCTACCTCGCGATGGGCGTGCCCACCGTGATCGCCGGCTACCTCGCCACGCAGTACAGCACCGCCACGATCTTCCCGTGGTTCGCCGCCGCCGTCGCCGCCGCCTGCCTGGGTGCCGCCGCGATCGGCCTGCGGGGTCGACGGTCCGCCGTCACCCCGTAG
- a CDS encoding L,D-transpeptidase, producing MFNERVGRRAVLVGAAAAVPLVAAGCTIGDLTGSDTSAGPSTPPKDPAEVTFAPVDGAQAISPITPVTVTIAKAVLGSVVLTDAKGTVVEGKLSTDMLTWKASQPLEYNGDYTLVAKYETLGQQREKRAVFSTVKVDDTNKTAPYFENTGGMSLTDGAVYGVGQVAVVHFDEPIKDRAMAQKLLKVTTTPALEGAWMWTTDKTVAWRPKDYYPSGTKVAIEVNAFGKEVSPGLWGEKDIAISFSIGESHVSIADDNTKQVQVFVGGQMVRSMPTSMGQGGNEVVNGTTLHFWTQRGVYTVLDKANPVVMDSSTYGLPINSRLGYKQTIGWATRISNDGIYLHALDNIGAQGVRNESHGCLNLSPANAQWFFGLSQPGDVVEVRNTGGPPLEQWQNGDWSVPWATWVAGGALPPGEQGDAETTPAAPSPSAVPPSDAPDVETPGN from the coding sequence ATGTTCAACGAGCGCGTCGGCCGGCGCGCGGTCCTGGTCGGCGCCGCCGCGGCGGTGCCGCTGGTGGCCGCCGGCTGCACGATCGGCGACCTGACCGGTAGTGATACGAGCGCGGGTCCGTCGACGCCGCCGAAGGATCCCGCGGAGGTCACTTTCGCGCCGGTCGACGGTGCGCAGGCGATCAGCCCGATCACGCCGGTCACGGTGACGATCGCGAAGGCCGTGCTGGGATCGGTCGTGCTGACCGACGCGAAGGGCACCGTCGTCGAGGGGAAGCTGTCGACGGACATGCTGACCTGGAAGGCGTCGCAGCCGCTCGAGTACAACGGCGACTACACGCTCGTCGCGAAGTACGAGACGCTGGGCCAGCAGCGCGAGAAGCGCGCGGTGTTCTCCACGGTCAAGGTCGACGACACGAACAAGACGGCGCCGTACTTCGAGAACACGGGCGGGATGTCGCTCACCGACGGTGCCGTGTACGGCGTCGGGCAGGTCGCGGTCGTGCACTTCGATGAGCCGATCAAGGACCGGGCCATGGCCCAGAAGCTGCTCAAGGTCACCACCACCCCGGCCCTGGAGGGGGCGTGGATGTGGACCACCGACAAGACCGTGGCGTGGCGGCCCAAGGACTACTACCCGTCGGGCACGAAGGTCGCGATCGAGGTGAACGCCTTCGGCAAGGAGGTCAGCCCCGGGCTGTGGGGCGAGAAGGACATCGCCATCTCGTTCTCGATCGGCGAGTCGCACGTCTCCATCGCCGACGACAACACCAAGCAGGTGCAGGTCTTCGTGGGCGGGCAGATGGTGCGCTCGATGCCCACGTCGATGGGGCAGGGCGGCAACGAGGTCGTCAACGGCACCACGCTGCACTTCTGGACCCAGCGCGGCGTCTACACCGTGCTCGACAAGGCGAACCCCGTGGTCATGGACTCGTCCACCTACGGCCTGCCGATCAACTCGCGGCTGGGCTACAAGCAGACCATCGGCTGGGCCACGCGGATCAGTAACGACGGGATCTACCTGCACGCGCTCGACAACATCGGCGCGCAGGGCGTGCGCAACGAATCGCACGGCTGCCTCAACCTGAGCCCCGCGAACGCGCAGTGGTTCTTCGGCCTCTCGCAGCCGGGCGATGTCGTGGAGGTCCGCAACACCGGTGGGCCCCCGCTCGAGCAGTGGCAGAACGGCGACTGGTCGGTGCCTTGGGCCACCTGGGTCGCCGGCGGCGCGCTGCCGCCGGGGGAGCAGGGTGACGCCGAGACCACCCCCGCGGCGCCTTCGCCGTCGGCGGTGCCGCCGTCGGACGCGCCGGACGTCGAGACTCCCGGCAACTGA
- the bluB gene encoding 5,6-dimethylbenzimidazole synthase has product MDVFEAILRRRDVRNEFSGERIDEERLLRILDAAHRAPSVGNTQPWDFVVVQDPETLARFAGHVGECREDFARSLPEDRKDTFNPIVIEGIESSRTGVVVTYDPTRGGTHILGRHTIDETGHLSVALAIQNLWLAATAEGVGVGWVSFYQEPFLRDLVGVPEHVHIVAWLCVGPVTALQTVPDLERFGWRERRPLSSAMHRERYADGDVGTHR; this is encoded by the coding sequence ATGGACGTGTTCGAGGCGATCCTGCGCCGCCGCGACGTGCGCAACGAGTTCTCCGGCGAGCGCATCGACGAGGAGCGGTTGCTGCGCATCCTCGACGCCGCGCACCGGGCGCCGAGCGTCGGCAACACCCAGCCCTGGGACTTCGTCGTGGTCCAGGACCCGGAGACGCTGGCGCGCTTCGCCGGGCACGTCGGCGAGTGCCGCGAGGACTTCGCGCGGTCGCTGCCCGAGGATCGCAAGGACACCTTCAACCCCATCGTCATCGAGGGCATCGAGTCCTCCCGGACGGGCGTCGTGGTGACCTACGACCCGACCCGCGGGGGCACCCACATCCTGGGCCGGCACACGATCGACGAGACCGGCCACCTGTCGGTGGCGCTCGCCATCCAGAACCTGTGGCTGGCGGCGACGGCCGAGGGCGTCGGGGTCGGCTGGGTGTCCTTCTATCAGGAGCCCTTCCTGCGCGATCTGGTCGGTGTGCCCGAGCACGTCCACATCGTGGCGTGGCTGTGCGTGGGGCCGGTGACGGCCCTGCAGACGGTCCCTGACCTGGAACGATTCGGGTGGCGCGAGCGCCGCCCGCTGTCCTCGGCGATGCATCGGGAGCGTTACGCGGACGGGGATGTCGGCACTCATCGTTAG
- a CDS encoding GNAT family N-acetyltransferase yields the protein MIRPATPADVPEILTMIAELAAYEKEPDSAVATAEQLHAALFGPAPAVFARIAAEPGPDGESVVGMAVYFRTFSTWTGTHGIWLEDLYVRPGARGGGHGKKLLAALAQECRENGYARLEWTVLDWNAPAIGFYRAIGAVPMDEWTTQRLTGDALGALADSAEPGAA from the coding sequence GTGATCCGCCCCGCCACCCCGGCCGACGTGCCCGAGATCCTGACCATGATCGCCGAGCTGGCCGCGTACGAGAAGGAGCCGGATTCCGCCGTCGCGACCGCCGAACAGCTGCACGCCGCGCTCTTCGGTCCCGCGCCCGCGGTCTTCGCGCGCATCGCGGCCGAGCCGGGGCCCGACGGCGAGAGCGTCGTCGGGATGGCCGTCTACTTCCGCACTTTCTCCACCTGGACCGGCACGCACGGCATCTGGCTCGAGGACCTCTACGTCCGGCCCGGCGCCCGCGGGGGCGGCCACGGCAAGAAGCTGCTCGCCGCGTTGGCGCAGGAGTGCCGGGAGAACGGCTACGCGCGCCTGGAATGGACCGTCCTCGACTGGAACGCGCCCGCCATCGGCTTCTACCGCGCGATCGGCGCCGTCCCGATGGACGAGTGGACCACGCAGCGGCTCACCGGCGACGCGCTGGGCGCGCTGGCCGACAGCGCGGAGCCGGGCGCCGCCTGA
- a CDS encoding TetR/AcrR family transcriptional regulator, with protein sequence MSPGRNDQTAQSILSAAVSSIGSVGISRTTMENVANLAGIGVATVYRRFNRKDNLVQQAIRYEAEQLLKTVEQQVQGLSTVEEALTEGFVAFLREAHRRPLIRGIGDGNVVVGLPMIAQGGGMVIEIGREFAANIIAGFQAGGQLPEFDPKPIAEIFARVGHSVLLAPDGLISFDDPYTAGRVVRECLMPAIAAQAAAAGGPQGGAGGAAGGATGGTAAGGAQ encoded by the coding sequence GTGAGTCCCGGCAGAAACGATCAGACCGCGCAGAGCATCCTCTCCGCAGCGGTGTCGAGCATCGGTAGCGTCGGCATTTCCCGCACCACGATGGAGAACGTCGCGAACCTCGCGGGCATCGGTGTGGCCACCGTCTACCGTCGCTTCAACCGCAAGGACAACCTCGTCCAGCAGGCCATCCGCTACGAGGCCGAGCAGCTCCTCAAGACGGTGGAACAGCAGGTCCAGGGCTTGAGCACCGTCGAGGAGGCGCTCACCGAGGGCTTCGTGGCCTTCCTGCGCGAGGCGCACCGCCGGCCCCTGATCCGCGGCATCGGCGACGGCAACGTCGTCGTGGGCCTGCCGATGATCGCGCAGGGCGGCGGCATGGTCATCGAGATCGGCCGCGAGTTCGCCGCGAACATCATCGCGGGCTTCCAGGCCGGTGGGCAGCTGCCGGAGTTCGATCCGAAGCCGATCGCCGAGATCTTCGCGCGCGTCGGGCACTCGGTGCTGCTGGCGCCTGACGGACTGATCAGCTTCGACGATCCGTACACCGCGGGCCGTGTGGTCCGCGAGTGCCTGATGCCCGCCATCGCGGCGCAGGCCGCGGCGGCCGGTGGCCCCCAGGGCGGCGCCGGCGGCGCGGCGGGTGGTGCCACCGGCGGCACGGCGGCGGGCGGCGCCCAGTGA
- a CDS encoding DUF5313 domain-containing protein — protein sequence MHEGPSKPNPWQLVLYSYGRKVLPPSMHEWVANDLAGPRAAWRTVVRFAIPCFIILVPFWFFPTSVLNKATMTLPIFIPFVYFAIALNKIYRRARLRHHGLDPDLVDVIAREREADLHADYLAKYGPRDERPGHT from the coding sequence ATGCATGAAGGTCCGAGCAAGCCCAACCCGTGGCAGCTGGTGCTGTACTCCTACGGGAGGAAGGTGCTGCCGCCGTCCATGCACGAGTGGGTGGCGAACGATCTCGCGGGGCCGCGCGCGGCGTGGCGCACCGTGGTCCGGTTCGCGATCCCGTGCTTCATCATCCTGGTGCCGTTCTGGTTCTTCCCGACCTCGGTGCTGAACAAGGCCACGATGACGCTGCCGATCTTCATCCCGTTCGTGTACTTCGCGATCGCGCTGAACAAGATCTACCGGCGCGCCCGCCTCCGGCATCACGGTCTCGATCCCGACCTCGTGGACGTGATCGCGCGCGAGCGCGAGGCCGACCTGCACGCGGACTACCTCGCCAAGTACGGCCCGCGGGACGAGCGCCCCGGTCACACCTGA